From Candidatus Firestonebacteria bacterium RIFOXYD2_FULL_39_29:
GCGCTTCTATTTTTTTTACTATTATTCTTCTTTTAGATGATCCGGAGGTTCAGCACAGTCTTCACATTCAAATTGGATTGTAACATGTTTAATATCATATTTTATTTTCAGCATTTCTTGAATATTTATTACAAGCTCTTCAGATTCCGTTATTTTCATATCCTTTATTTTCACATGACACGAAAGAGCATGAATCTTTGAACTGAGCGTCCACACATGTACATGATGAACTTCTCTGGCATCTGCCGTGTTTTTAATATCCTCTCCGATTTTAGAAATATCAAAGCCTTCAGGGACAGCTTCAAGCAGAATTAAAACAGATTCTTTAACCAAGCCCCAGCCGCCTTTCAAAATCATTAAAGCAATTATTATTGAGACTAAAGAATCGGCAAGGAACCAGCCAAAAAACAACATCAGCAAACCGGCGATTATAACGCCGACCGAAGAGAGCGCGTCTCCGATTATATGCAGATAAGCTCCCCTGATATTAATATTATGTTTCGAATCTTTCATTAAAAATAATCCGGAAACAACGTTTGAGATAAGACCAATTATTGCGACATAAATCACCGGCAAACTTTTGATTTCCGGGACTGTAAATAACCTCTGCCAGGACTCATACAGAATAAAAACAGACAGGACTCCTAAAGAAATCCCGTTAAGCAGCGCAACAAGTATTTCAACACGGTAAAAACCAAAAGTATTTTTTTCGGTAGCCGGTTTTTTGGAATAATTATACGCAAAAAGACTCAGAACTAAGGATAAAACATCCACAAGCATGTGCCCGGCATCAGAGATAAGCGCTAAAGAATTAGTAAGAATGCCTCCGATAATCTCCACTACCATAATGAATGTGGTAATACCGGCAGCTATCCCGAGATTTTTTCCCATACCGGAGTGGACATGTCCGTGCGCGTGATGATCATGATCATTATGTTCATGCAGATCTTCGTTTGACATATACTCCTTGAAAAAGATTCCACATCCGCCAGTTATATTGGGCGGATCTTTCGATGAGATTACAAAGCTTTTGGATTCCACTGATAAAGTCTGGACTTAATCCTAACCAGCTCTCGTAAAATCTCTTTTATACTTTCCTATACTTTTTAAAAAAAACGCCCCGGCCCGTTTTACCGGACCAGGGCGCTACCAAATTAATTTGAGGCTGAAAATTTGCCTAGCAGAGCACGCGATCCTTGGTGTATTTCTTAAAATTTGCATCCGCAATGGCCTGAACCTTTGCGACTTCTTCAGGCTTTTTAATAATATGTTTGAATCTTGTCTGAAGTTTTAAATACTCTTCAACAGGTTTAGGCTTGGGAACATTCATTACGTTCGTGATCTTACCTTCTTCCACTTCAAACAAAGGATATATCCCTGTCTCTACGGCAAGTTTTCCCATCTGAATTGTCAGCGCGGAATCCGAACCCCAGCCAAGAGGGCAGGTAACTAAGATCTGAATATACTTTGGACCCTTGATCGCGAGAGCTTTTTTTATCTTATTCTGCAGATCCCTCTGATATCCCACGGAAGCAGTTGCCACATATTTTACACTATGCGCCACAGCAATCATCGGAATATTCTTCTTTTGCTTCTGATTTCCGCCTATTACGCTTCCGGCAGGTGAAGTTGAAGTTGCCCCCATGAAAGGGGTAAGACCTGATCTTTGAATTCCGGTGTTCATATAGGCTTCATTATCAAAGCACACATATAGAACATCATCCCCTCTTTCCCACATTCCGGAGATGATCCCAAAACCTATATCCGCAGTCGACCCATCGCCTCCAAACGCCATAACGCGGGCTTCATTTTCCTTGCCCTGCGCCTTTAACGCTGCAACGATCCCGGTTGCAAGAGCGCCGGAGTTTTCAAATAAGGAATGCACCCAAGGTACACCCCAGGCCGTCTGGGGAGACCTAGTAGTAAACACTTCAAGACAACCGGTAGAATTCGTTACTATAACATTCGGTCCGGCTGCTTCCATAACAAGTCTGGCTGCGAGTGATAGACCGCAACCGGAGCAAGCGGTGTGTCCGGCGTTAAATACTTTGACTGTACTCATTTATCCATCTCCTCTACAAGTTTCGGGTCCAGCCCGTAGAACTCGCCTTTAACATTTGCCTTCTCAGCCTTTGCAACGATAGCTTTAATATCGGATATCCTGATATCCCTTCCGCCAAGTCCGAGGATAAAGTCGGAAATTTCCGGTACATTTTTCTGCCCGTACAGGGCTGCTTTAATATCAGCGGTGAGTATACCTACCCCGCCCAGAGAAATTGCTTTTTCGAGAATTATAACTTTCTTTTTTCCGCAGAGCGACTTTATAAGATCTTCCACCGGGAACGGTCTGTAGCAGCGGA
This genomic window contains:
- a CDS encoding pyruvate ferredoxin oxidoreductase — translated: MSTVKVFNAGHTACSGCGLSLAARLVMEAAGPNVIVTNSTGCLEVFTTRSPQTAWGVPWVHSLFENSGALATGIVAALKAQGKENEARVMAFGGDGSTADIGFGIISGMWERGDDVLYVCFDNEAYMNTGIQRSGLTPFMGATSTSPAGSVIGGNQKQKKNIPMIAVAHSVKYVATASVGYQRDLQNKIKKALAIKGPKYIQILVTCPLGWGSDSALTIQMGKLAVETGIYPLFEVEEGKITNVMNVPKPKPVEEYLKLQTRFKHIIKKPEEVAKVQAIADANFKKYTKDRVLC